In Rhodopirellula halodulae, one DNA window encodes the following:
- a CDS encoding putative sugar nucleotidyl transferase, with the protein MHILCFEDSLVDQLCPIVHARPAYAITCASFRLVDWLRTLGSDFESKGSSIHGHVRDYLLPIQSADHGLQPPIDRLPDGDVLLINARLVPSVATYRILKSLANNDRSVTIESKSADGASVILAARVSAQDIQAATQANAQTGETSSSALEQLLELASQSVKMDESLSAFQWPHEVVSEHMTAMNDSVEYRIEHGNYQQREDGVFVRDGVSIGEYGSIRTSGGAIVLEEDVQVGPFCFLEGPLHAGRKTRVIEHSAIKDGVSLGHTVKIGGEVEASVIEAFTNKQHHGFLGHSYLGSWINLGAGTCNSDLKNTYGKINIEYGDRKMATGMQFLGCIMGDYSKSAINTGIFTGKVIGVCSMLYGFVTSNVPSYVNYARLFGQTSLLPPDVMINTQARMFARRKVEQRQCDMDLIHAMYHRTESEREASEQLGL; encoded by the coding sequence ATGCACATCCTTTGCTTCGAAGACTCGCTGGTCGACCAGCTTTGTCCCATCGTTCACGCAAGACCGGCCTACGCGATCACCTGCGCTAGTTTTCGATTGGTCGATTGGCTTCGGACGTTGGGAAGCGATTTTGAATCGAAGGGCTCTTCGATCCATGGGCACGTTCGTGACTACCTTTTGCCCATCCAATCCGCTGACCATGGTTTGCAACCGCCGATCGATCGCCTGCCTGACGGGGATGTGTTGTTGATCAACGCGCGACTGGTGCCCTCGGTGGCGACCTATCGAATTTTGAAATCGCTCGCCAACAACGATCGTTCCGTAACCATCGAGTCGAAGTCCGCTGACGGCGCATCGGTGATCCTGGCTGCACGAGTTTCCGCGCAAGACATCCAAGCCGCCACCCAAGCCAATGCGCAAACTGGCGAAACATCCTCGTCCGCTCTGGAACAACTACTCGAACTGGCGTCGCAGTCCGTCAAGATGGATGAATCGCTCTCGGCGTTCCAGTGGCCGCACGAAGTCGTCTCGGAACACATGACGGCCATGAACGACTCGGTCGAGTACCGCATTGAACACGGCAATTACCAACAACGCGAAGACGGCGTTTTCGTTCGCGACGGAGTCTCGATTGGCGAGTACGGTTCCATCCGCACATCCGGTGGGGCCATCGTTTTGGAAGAAGACGTTCAAGTCGGTCCGTTCTGTTTCTTGGAAGGTCCCTTGCACGCGGGCCGCAAGACTCGTGTGATCGAACACTCAGCGATCAAAGACGGCGTGTCGCTCGGCCATACGGTCAAAATCGGTGGTGAAGTCGAGGCGTCTGTGATCGAGGCTTTCACGAACAAGCAACACCACGGTTTTTTGGGGCACAGTTACCTCGGCAGTTGGATCAACCTGGGTGCGGGAACTTGCAACAGCGACCTCAAGAACACTTACGGCAAGATCAACATTGAGTATGGCGATCGCAAGATGGCAACGGGAATGCAGTTCCTGGGATGCATCATGGGCGACTACTCGAAGTCCGCGATCAACACCGGCATCTTCACTGGCAAAGTGATCGGCGTATGCAGCATGCTGTATGGTTTTGTGACCAGCAACGTCCCCAGCTATGTCAACTACGCACGATTGTTTGGGCAAACGTCGCTGCTCCCGCCCGATGTGATGATCAACACGCAAGCCCGCATGTTCGCACGACGCAAAGTCGAACAACGCCAGTGCGACATGGATCTGATCCACGCCATGTATCACCGCACCGAATCCGAACGAGAAGCGTCCGAACAACTCGGCCTGTAG
- a CDS encoding sugar phosphate isomerase/epimerase family protein gives MAELKLAVRMDAIPGAGSSATALRKALTMAAAMGVRSVELCGRTHVPVSELSDTGVRTLRKILDDLNLRLTSIRFQTRMGYDVTENLDERVDATKKALKTAYRLGAPLIINQIGTVPPAPKSDAKDDRSRASSLLLDPSASGSGKFMEDIPADLAAELADSIANSRIGKSIAGGSAKGSDNARWHTLKEVMDDLGRYGAKVGCFLAAETGTESGQDLAALLDSLPDTFVPVALNPGQLIVNRFDVHEAIDALNSRISIVHAVDGVVDLAAGRGVNVPLGEGTADFPSLLGHLEDIPFRGPIVVGRNDMRADSAVQELRQGLEYLRNL, from the coding sequence TTGGCTGAATTGAAACTTGCCGTCCGCATGGACGCGATCCCGGGAGCCGGTTCGTCGGCCACCGCACTTCGTAAAGCATTGACCATGGCAGCGGCGATGGGCGTGCGAAGTGTTGAATTATGCGGCCGAACCCATGTCCCCGTATCTGAATTGTCGGACACCGGGGTGCGGACCTTGCGGAAAATCCTGGATGATTTGAATTTGCGGCTTACATCGATTCGTTTCCAAACCCGAATGGGGTACGACGTCACGGAGAATCTGGACGAACGAGTCGATGCGACCAAAAAGGCTCTCAAGACGGCTTACCGTTTGGGCGCTCCGCTGATCATCAACCAGATTGGCACCGTTCCGCCAGCACCGAAATCCGATGCGAAGGACGATCGCTCGCGAGCGAGTTCGCTGTTGTTGGATCCGTCGGCCTCCGGATCGGGCAAATTCATGGAGGATATCCCAGCGGATTTGGCAGCCGAGTTGGCGGATTCGATCGCCAATTCGCGGATTGGCAAATCGATCGCGGGCGGATCCGCAAAGGGCAGCGACAACGCTCGTTGGCACACGCTAAAAGAAGTGATGGACGATCTCGGACGTTACGGGGCAAAGGTCGGTTGCTTTCTAGCCGCCGAAACGGGGACGGAGTCCGGGCAAGACTTGGCGGCGCTCTTGGATTCGTTGCCGGACACATTCGTCCCCGTGGCGCTGAATCCCGGTCAGCTAATCGTGAATCGATTTGATGTTCATGAGGCGATCGACGCACTGAATTCGCGAATTTCGATCGTGCACGCAGTCGATGGCGTGGTGGACTTGGCCGCCGGTCGTGGCGTCAATGTGCCATTGGGAGAAGGCACGGCAGATTTCCCATCGTTGTTGGGGCATCTGGAGGACATCCCTTTCCGCGGCCCAATCGTCGTCGGTCGAAATGACATGCGAGCGGATTCAGCAGTGCAGGAGCTGCGGCAGGGTTTGGAATATTTGCGAAATTTATGA
- a CDS encoding DUF1501 domain-containing protein codes for MQSSWQTLQRRNFFCGLGASLGSLALTSQLAADNSVAANQSKAASPLAPKPAMHPPKAKAVIMLFMEGGPGQMDTFDPKPELDRLHVTESKRTEGLATGKRFYVGSPFKSRKVGQSGLDMCDQFTHLADPEVADELCVYRGCQAESLNHPEALLHMNTGSRLGGDPAVGAWATYGLGSENQNLPGFVVMTELAMPQAGSANWSNGFLPAYYQGTTLRAQGSPILDLKPGEYRTRQHQRRMLDEIASLNQDHLRSSGLDQHPNAGELAARMESYELAFRMQTSVPNLIDLKTEPQHVLDSYGVDDPETAAFGKQCLMARRMVEEGVRFVQIFSGGWDSHDYLERGHSARIKSVDKPIAALIKDLKQRGMLDDTLVVWTGEFGRTPDNNYRGGVTALGRDHNIDAMTMWFAGGGTKRGAIVGATDEIGAKAVECVHPIRDVHVTLLHLLGLDDNKLTYFHGGRYKQLSQFGGEVIQELIA; via the coding sequence ATGCAATCTTCATGGCAGACGCTGCAGCGTCGTAATTTTTTCTGTGGTCTCGGTGCGTCTCTTGGTTCGCTTGCGCTGACGTCGCAGCTTGCGGCTGACAATTCAGTTGCCGCCAACCAGTCGAAAGCCGCTTCGCCGCTCGCGCCCAAACCAGCGATGCATCCGCCCAAAGCCAAGGCGGTCATCATGCTGTTCATGGAGGGCGGGCCCGGTCAAATGGACACGTTCGATCCCAAGCCCGAACTGGATCGTTTGCACGTAACCGAATCAAAACGCACAGAAGGTTTGGCAACCGGCAAACGATTCTATGTTGGCAGCCCGTTCAAGTCTCGCAAGGTCGGGCAATCGGGATTGGACATGTGTGACCAATTCACTCACCTCGCCGATCCAGAAGTCGCAGACGAATTGTGCGTCTACCGTGGTTGCCAAGCGGAATCGCTGAACCACCCCGAAGCGCTCCTGCACATGAACACCGGCAGCCGCCTGGGCGGTGACCCCGCGGTGGGTGCTTGGGCGACTTATGGACTGGGCAGCGAAAATCAAAACCTGCCCGGTTTCGTCGTCATGACGGAATTGGCGATGCCGCAAGCCGGCAGTGCAAACTGGTCCAACGGTTTCTTGCCCGCTTACTACCAAGGCACCACGCTTCGGGCCCAGGGTTCGCCCATTTTGGATTTGAAGCCCGGCGAGTATCGCACCCGTCAGCATCAACGGCGAATGCTCGATGAAATCGCGTCGCTCAATCAAGACCATCTGCGATCCAGCGGTTTGGACCAACATCCAAACGCCGGCGAATTGGCGGCTCGAATGGAGAGCTACGAATTGGCGTTCCGCATGCAGACTTCGGTTCCCAATCTGATTGACTTGAAAACCGAACCGCAACACGTTCTTGATTCCTACGGCGTCGACGATCCGGAAACCGCCGCGTTTGGCAAGCAATGCTTGATGGCACGCCGGATGGTCGAAGAGGGCGTTCGTTTCGTTCAGATCTTCTCGGGTGGTTGGGACAGTCACGACTACCTCGAACGCGGCCACTCGGCCCGGATCAAGAGCGTCGATAAACCGATCGCGGCGTTGATCAAAGACTTGAAGCAACGCGGGATGCTGGACGACACCTTGGTCGTGTGGACCGGCGAATTCGGACGGACTCCTGACAACAACTATCGCGGAGGCGTCACGGCACTCGGACGCGACCACAACATCGACGCGATGACCATGTGGTTCGCGGGCGGTGGAACCAAACGCGGAGCGATCGTTGGTGCGACCGACGAGATCGGTGCCAAAGCGGTGGAATGCGTTCACCCAATTCGCGACGTGCACGTCACGCTGCTGCACCTGCTTGGTCTGGACGATAACAAGCTGACTTACTTCCACGGCGGCCGCTACAAACAGTTGTCGCAATTTGGCGGCGAGGTCATTCAAGAGCTGATTGCCTGA
- a CDS encoding serine/threonine-protein kinase: MSEPDRSSLDSVLAEILTLEERGEPPIPHEFLERYPEHADELKDFFRNHQWLGQEEPPNTTLIGQTIDEFELVREIARGGMGVVYEARQQSLRRTVAIKLIGDGVLANEELRMRFRMEAEAVASLSHTNIVPIHSIGCWRGIDYFVMPLIDGESLQTQVEQRHACLQQNSLSKSELKTCVQETVELVRDLARGVAYAHSRGIIHRDLKPENVLMDDGVPKIVDFGLAKLHRDAPELTRNGQVLGTPHFMSPEQARGSGDLTDAVDVYALGGILFALLTGTPPHAGNSTAEVLSQVLSDDPPSLRLIWPGGMPRLPELVELDHVIQRAMAKNASERYRSADDMADDLSRILAGESPIAAPDGIVHRMSRELSRDQHLHAFKDWGRALRRIGYVVLAAHVAMFVIMQYIYVDSPSDIAALSKPAFWGYFVPRICMLGGIAWVIGNARDGLWMPQISAERPVWSVWLGYLVALTSINLLWMSGNLDHPTVMVLACVMSGFAFIAVAGHMWGGSALLGLGFIGMAFASVAIPTVAPLFLGGWWMVTMLVFSRRYRRLG, encoded by the coding sequence GTGAGTGAACCGGATCGTTCGTCGCTAGACTCCGTTCTCGCGGAAATTCTGACATTGGAAGAACGGGGCGAACCGCCAATTCCGCATGAGTTTCTGGAACGGTATCCCGAGCACGCGGACGAACTCAAAGACTTCTTTCGCAATCATCAATGGCTGGGGCAAGAGGAGCCACCAAACACCACGCTGATCGGTCAAACGATCGATGAATTCGAGCTCGTTCGCGAAATCGCTCGTGGAGGCATGGGCGTCGTTTATGAGGCTCGTCAACAATCGTTGCGTCGAACCGTCGCAATCAAGCTGATCGGCGATGGAGTCCTGGCCAACGAAGAATTGCGGATGCGGTTTCGCATGGAAGCCGAAGCCGTTGCGTCGCTTTCCCATACCAACATCGTTCCGATCCACAGCATCGGTTGTTGGCGGGGCATCGATTACTTCGTCATGCCATTGATCGATGGCGAGTCCTTGCAGACGCAGGTCGAGCAACGGCACGCTTGCTTGCAGCAAAACAGCCTTTCAAAGTCGGAACTAAAAACTTGCGTCCAGGAAACGGTCGAATTGGTTCGCGATCTTGCACGCGGAGTCGCCTACGCTCACTCACGAGGCATCATCCATCGGGATTTGAAACCTGAGAATGTGTTGATGGATGACGGAGTTCCCAAAATCGTGGACTTCGGTTTGGCAAAATTGCACCGCGATGCACCGGAGTTGACGAGGAACGGACAAGTCCTGGGCACACCGCACTTCATGAGCCCCGAGCAAGCACGCGGGTCCGGTGACTTGACCGATGCCGTGGATGTGTATGCGTTGGGTGGAATTCTGTTTGCGTTGTTAACCGGCACGCCGCCTCACGCTGGCAATTCGACCGCGGAGGTACTGTCGCAAGTGCTTTCGGACGACCCGCCGTCGCTGCGTTTGATTTGGCCAGGCGGAATGCCGCGTTTGCCTGAGCTCGTTGAATTGGATCACGTGATTCAACGTGCGATGGCTAAGAACGCTTCGGAACGATATCGATCCGCGGATGACATGGCGGATGACCTCAGCCGGATCCTGGCGGGCGAGTCCCCCATCGCGGCGCCCGATGGCATCGTGCATCGGATGTCTCGCGAATTGTCTCGCGACCAACATTTGCATGCGTTCAAAGATTGGGGGCGCGCACTTCGCCGAATCGGGTACGTGGTGTTGGCTGCCCACGTGGCGATGTTCGTCATCATGCAATACATCTATGTTGATTCGCCCAGCGACATCGCGGCGCTGAGCAAGCCCGCATTCTGGGGCTACTTTGTCCCGCGAATCTGTATGCTTGGCGGGATCGCTTGGGTGATCGGCAACGCACGAGACGGTTTGTGGATGCCACAGATTTCTGCTGAACGACCGGTTTGGTCCGTTTGGCTCGGCTACCTGGTGGCACTGACCAGCATCAATCTTCTTTGGATGAGTGGCAACCTGGATCACCCCACCGTGATGGTGCTGGCGTGCGTGATGAGCGGATTCGCATTCATCGCGGTTGCCGGTCACATGTGGGGCGGCAGCGCGTTGTTGGGACTTGGCTTCATCGGAATGGCATTCGCCAGCGTGGCGATCCCCACCGTGGCCCCGTTATTCCTGGGCGGTTGGTGGATGGTCACCATGCTGGTGTTCTCGCGACGTTATCGCCGACTAGGTTGA
- a CDS encoding type II toxin-antitoxin system RelE/ParE family toxin → MQVSWTECAAEDLIAIREYIGRDSMQFAELIFDRIIEQTELLLQYPDAGSIVSEFGREDVSEIQVYSYRIVHQILPHEVRVLTVAHSAAPSGPSIAEGETVEAFRNGVAV, encoded by the coding sequence ATGCAAGTTAGTTGGACAGAATGTGCGGCCGAGGACCTGATCGCGATCCGTGAATACATCGGACGCGATTCGATGCAATTCGCCGAGTTGATTTTCGATCGAATCATCGAACAAACCGAATTGCTGCTTCAGTACCCAGACGCCGGATCAATTGTGTCCGAGTTTGGACGGGAGGACGTTTCGGAAATTCAGGTCTACTCCTATCGCATCGTCCATCAAATCTTGCCTCACGAAGTTCGGGTGCTGACCGTCGCTCATTCGGCGGCTCCTTCAGGACCTTCCATTGCTGAAGGCGAAACGGTGGAAGCCTTTCGCAACGGCGTGGCCGTCTGA